The genomic window AACCCGGCCTCGCCCAGGCCCAGGCCGCCGGGGGTGAGCGGTATCGAGTTGATCAGCGTGCCCAGGGGCAGGATGAACAGGTAGGCCCCGGCCTTGAGCCCCCCCGCGCCGGCCAGGCGCGCGGCCATGTACAGGCCGGAGTAGGTGAAAAGGTGGCAGTAGAGCGAGATGACGAACGATTGCAGCACCAGGCGCGGGTGCACCCGGTAGTGGCGCAGCATGCGGCCGGTGCGCGACAGGAACGCGGTCAGCTGATTCAGCCCTCCCGGCCCGGCTGTGGCGGGTTTCCTGTCCGACCGGCCCAGGGAGAGCAGCCCCAGGAACGCGCTGAACCCCAGAAAGCCCAAGATCACATAGAGACAGATCTGGCGCAGAAGCGGGCTCGCGGCCACCACCTCGCGCGTGCCGGCCAGCCCCCAGCACAGGGCGTCCGCCGCGGCCAGCCCGGCGATGAACAGCAGGGTGTAGACACTCATGATCTTGTCGAAGACTATCGAGCTGAGGAAAGCCCCCTTTTTTTCGGTGACCTGCGAGACATAGCAGGCCTTGACCAGGTCGCCCGCCACCAGGCCGCCGGGCAGCACCACGCTGAAAAAGATGCCGATCAGGGTCAGCCGCAGCGCCGGGCCCAGACCCAGCCCGATGTCATGCGAACGCAGCAGCAACCGCCAGCGCTGGAACACCAGCAGCATGCCCAGCAGGGTTAAAACCAGGGCGTAAAGGGCAGTGGGGATATCGTGCTGCACCGCGGCCAGGGCGCCGAGGTCCAGCTTGCCCGAGCGGGCCAGGTAGAGGCTGATCCCGGCCACGAGCAGCATCCTGAGCGCGTACCGGACCCGGCCGCGGCTCATCCGGCCACCGCCCGGCCAGAGGTGGCGGCCGTCCGGGCGGCGACAAGGCGCTCGTACAGGCCGAACAGGTCGCCGAAAGTGCGCTCCCAGGAGTAATGCTCGAGCACGTAGCTGCGGGCGCGCGCCCCCGTTTCACGCAAGCCGTTGGCGGCCAGGTGCGCGATGTTCTCCACCATCTGCTCGGCCGAGTCCGGCTCGCCCAGGCGGCCCAGCTCCGGGGGCACCCGGTCGATCAGCGCCCCGGCGCGCACCCCCACCACGGGCAGGCCGCAGGCCTGGGCCTCGAGCACCGACAGCCCGAAAGTCTCGTACGGCCCGGCCGTGACATACATGTCGGCCGCGGCCAGGTGGCAGGCCAACTGCTCCTTGTCCGTGAGGTAGGGACGCACCCGCAGGCGCTCGCTCTGCTCCCGCCGCGCATCGAGTTCGGCCGCCAGGGGCCCGGCCCCGATCAGCAGCAGACGGGGACGCAGTGTCTCCGGCAGGCGCTCCACCGCCTCCACCAGCACCCCGATGCGTTTTTCCGGGTCGAGCCGTCCGGCGTATACCAGCAGGAAATCCCGCGGGCTGATCCCGTAGCGCGCGCGCAGCGCGGGGTCGGGGGGCCGCGGACGGAACACGTGCGGGTCCACGCCCAGGGGGATGTGTTCCAGGCGCTGGACCCCGTAGGCGCGCAGCTTGGCCACGTTCAGCCCGGTGGAGGTCACCGCGGCGTCGCAGCGGTTGTAGACCAGGCCGGCGTAGCGGGCGGCCCAGCGCTCGGCGGCCGCCCCGGCCCGCGCCCCGAACAGCCGCGTGGCGGCCAGACGGGCGTAGGCAGTGGGAAAATCGGTGTGGAAAAACCCGACCAGCGGCGCCCCGGCGCGGTGCACGTACATCCGCGCGGCCCAGGGCAGGAAATAGGGCGACTCGAACTCCACCAGGTCGGGGCGGAACCGCTCCAGCAGGGCCGCCACTTTCCAGACATTCACGATGATGCGGTAGGGCTTGAGGCCGGGCAGGAACGGGGCGGCCACGGTCACCCGCGTGTGGCCGCCCTCGCTCAGCACGCTGTCGCGCTCGCCTGGGATCACCAGCAGGTGGCTGTGCCCGGTCCGGCGGCGGATGTACTCGCGCTTCTGGTCGATATAAGTCCGGACCCCGCCGCTTTCCTCGGTGTAGGCCCGCACCAGGTCGCAGATCAACAAGTCGACTTTCCGCCTCTCGCTCGGGTGTGAACTGTGCACAGCGTATTTGTACGCTTTTGAAAAAACACAGCCACGGTTAGGGCAGAGCGGGTGAGAGATGTATTTTCGCTTAGAGTTGCATACATCCGGCGGGAGCTTACTGAGCCAGGCTTGGTATTTTTTCTGGACAATACCGCCGCAGACAGTAGTTTAAAACAGTCCGTCCTGGCCTGGCCCGCCGTTCAGTCGTTTCATTTCCCTGCACACCGCCCAAATACCGTTTCGGGAGGAAACATGAGTCTGCACCGCCGTGGGTGGCTGCCCCTGTTGACAGTTCTGGTCTGCCTGGCCGTAGGAGGCGGGGCCCGGGCCGCCGCCGGCTACGATCTGACCCGCGACAAGGTCCAGTACGTGGCCGTCACCTCGCACCTGGACACCCAGTGGCTCTGGACAGTCCAGAACACGATCGACTCCTACCTGCCGCTGACCGCGTTCCGGAATTTCTACCTGTTCGACAAGTACCCCGACTATGTCTTCAATTTCGAGGCCCCTTACCACTACATGCTGTTCAAACAGTATTACCCCGGCCATTTCGCGGACATCAAGCGCTACGTCCAGAAAGGCAATTGGCGCCTGGCGGGCGGCATGCTGGTGGCCTGCGACGTGAACGTGCCCTCGCCGGAATCGCTGGTGCGCCAGTACCTGTACGGCAACGGCTTTTTCCAGCAGGAGTTCGGCCGCCGGGCGGATGACGTGTTCCTGCCCGACTGCTTCGGGTTCGGCATGGCCCTGCCCACAGTGAGCGTCCACTGCGGGATGATCGGCTTTTCGACCCA from bacterium includes these protein-coding regions:
- a CDS encoding glycosyltransferase, with the translated sequence MLICDLVRAYTEESGGVRTYIDQKREYIRRRTGHSHLLVIPGERDSVLSEGGHTRVTVAAPFLPGLKPYRIIVNVWKVAALLERFRPDLVEFESPYFLPWAARMYVHRAGAPLVGFFHTDFPTAYARLAATRLFGARAGAAAERWAARYAGLVYNRCDAAVTSTGLNVAKLRAYGVQRLEHIPLGVDPHVFRPRPPDPALRARYGISPRDFLLVYAGRLDPEKRIGVLVEAVERLPETLRPRLLLIGAGPLAAELDARREQSERLRVRPYLTDKEQLACHLAAADMYVTAGPYETFGLSVLEAQACGLPVVGVRAGALIDRVPPELGRLGEPDSAEQMVENIAHLAANGLRETGARARSYVLEHYSWERTFGDLFGLYERLVAARTAATSGRAVAG
- a CDS encoding flippase-like domain-containing protein, which translates into the protein MSRGRVRYALRMLLVAGISLYLARSGKLDLGALAAVQHDIPTALYALVLTLLGMLLVFQRWRLLLRSHDIGLGLGPALRLTLIGIFFSVVLPGGLVAGDLVKACYVSQVTEKKGAFLSSIVFDKIMSVYTLLFIAGLAAADALCWGLAGTREVVAASPLLRQICLYVILGFLGFSAFLGLLSLGRSDRKPATAGPGGLNQLTAFLSRTGRMLRHYRVHPRLVLQSFVISLYCHLFTYSGLYMAARLAGAGGLKAGAYLFILPLGTLINSIPLTPGGLGLGEAGFDRLCHYFGSPLGAELAVIYHAVFFFIALSLGGAAFLLSGSRPRAAGPSLSAAAEPEQG